A single Nerophis ophidion isolate RoL-2023_Sa unplaced genomic scaffold, RoL_Noph_v1.0 HiC_scaffold_46, whole genome shotgun sequence DNA region contains:
- the LOC133546874 gene encoding gastrula zinc finger protein XlCGF48.2-like isoform X1 has protein sequence MCQRTTAEYEEELCPTKEEKERQHEKHQVVLHRTDIHQLIEYQEECLPHLQGDSFTLEYPQPSHFKGDKEYPQPPYFKEEEGGDFPVGQEEADVSKFPLTVVSVKTEEHEDKPPESSQLHHSPNICEEHLHPEQQKWSFRMRTEEPQPSHIKKEEEYLLTPIFKEEEEDPLTPHFKKEVVDPLSPHIKEEEEEHSISQPKRLVEFPVTGVPVKSEDDEVKGESEERGGGEPPSSSSTQHMTTEADGDHCGGSQADKLLAPLSDSEDTTSHSPDTDDEDSKDDKTCHTDNTHFTSSLSHKTLKYQSRLKRHMRRHTGEKPFTCSICSKGFVKSSYLKVHMRTHTGERPFLCSICGKVFIRRYYLKSHMSTHTGGKHCSCSECGKNYTQSHNLKTHMRIDTGEKPFSCSICGKNFTRRQNFKTHMTIHTGEKPFSCSICVKNFTQRQSLKVHMRLHNGEKKCFLLRLW, from the exons atgtgccaaagaaccacagcagagtacgaggaggaactttgtccaacaaaagaggagaaggagcgacaacatgaaaaacatcaagttgtgttacacagaacag acatccatcagctgattgaataccaagaagaatgtctccctcatctgcagggggacagtttcactttagagtatccacagccctcacattttaaaggggacaaggaGTATCCACAGCCCCCCtatttcaaagaggaagaggggggagattttcctgtagggcaggaggaggctgatgtcagcaagtttccactgactgttgtctctgtgaagactgaagagcatgaagacaaaccacctgagtcctcacagcttcatcacagtccaa acatctgtgaagaacatcttcaccctgagcaacagaagtggagcttcaggatgcggacagaggagccacagccctcccacattaagaaggaagaggaatacctacTGACCCCcatttttaaagaggaagaggaggacccactgacaccccattttaaaaaggaagtggtggatccactgagccctcacattaaagaggaagaggaggaacacagcatcagtcagcctaaaaggttggtggagttcccagtgactggtgtccctgtgaagagtgaagatgatgaggtgaaaggtgaaagtgaggagaggggagggggggagcctccaagcagcagctcaacacaacacatgacaacagaagctgatggagaccactgtggaggatcacaagcagacaagctcttagctccactatcagatagtgaggacacaacgtcacactctcctgacactgatgatgaagactctaaagatgataagacatgtcacactgacaacactcacttcacatcttctctcagTCACAAAACTCTTAAATACCAAAGTCGTCTGAAAAGACatatgagaagacacactggagaaaaaccttttacttgttcaatctgtagtaaaggttttgtaaaaagtagctatttgaaagtacacatgagaacacacactggagaaagaccttttttatgttcaatctgtggtaaagtttTTATTCGAAGGTACTATTTAAAAtcacacatgagtacacacactggaggaaaacattgttcctgctcagaatgtggtaaaaattatactcaaagccataatttgaaaacacacatgagaatagacactggagaaaaacctttttcatgttcaatctgtggtaaaaattttactcgaaggcaaaattttaaaacacacatgacaatacacactggagaaaaacctttttcatgttcaatttgtgtcaaaaattttactcaaaggcaatctttgaaagtacatatgagattacacaatggagaaaaaaaatgtttcctgctcagactgtggtaa
- the LOC133546874 gene encoding uncharacterized protein LOC133546874 isoform X2: protein MCQRTTAEYEEELCPTKEEKERQHEKHQVVLHRTDIHQLIEYQEECLPHLQGDSFTLEYPQPSHFKGDKEYPQPPYFKEEEGGDFPVGQEEADVSKFPLTVVSVKTEEHEDKPPESSQLHHSPSKHNIHISSNTMFVTHVHPGDTFITKDGRYICFLTPPFKYECSSIINSVIAGV from the exons atgtgccaaagaaccacagcagagtacgaggaggaactttgtccaacaaaagaggagaaggagcgacaacatgaaaaacatcaagttgtgttacacagaacag acatccatcagctgattgaataccaagaagaatgtctccctcatctgcagggggacagtttcactttagagtatccacagccctcacattttaaaggggacaaggaGTATCCACAGCCCCCCtatttcaaagaggaagaggggggagattttcctgtagggcaggaggaggctgatgtcagcaagtttccactgactgttgtctctgtgaagactgaagagcatgaagacaaaccacctgagtcctcacagcttcatcacagtccaagtaagcacaacatccacatatcatctaatacaatgtttgtgacacatgttcatccgggggacacatttatcactaaagatgggagatatatttgctttttaacaccaccatttaaatatgaatgctcatcaatcatcaacagtgtaattgctggggtgtaa